The following DNA comes from Triticum aestivum cultivar Chinese Spring chromosome 3D, IWGSC CS RefSeq v2.1, whole genome shotgun sequence.
GAATGATGGGCAGGACTCGCGACTATAGACTACATGAATCTACTTCGATAACTTGCAAAGATTAAATGAACAGACATTTACAAGATGAACACAACAAGTTATCATGCATGACAAACTCAAGAGATGTAGTAAAACCACGATAAAACATGAAGTGTTACTGAGCTGACAGAATATATATCATTCCTctaaaaaagaataaataaataataagccAATATAGAAAACGCAATAGATGGGCATGTAAAGTTTCCATGGTGAATACTCCAAAAGGCAAGAAGTTTACACAGGAAAAAAGAAGGTTGGCTTAGATTCACTTTATCTGATGCATAATGGAGACACGTATAATATCATGTATACTTCCAAACATGACACAGAACTCTGCAAACATAAAGATGCCAATTGTCGGGGGAAAAATGATTATCAGAGTGATATGCCACTAATATCACAAGGCATATATCACAGACGTAAGTGGCTTAGGTCTTACCACTGCTGAAGAACAAAGCCCGACTACCCATCTTCTGTACAACAGTGGGTGATGGTCTGATGGAGAATAATGAATTACTGAACCCAAACATATTAACATATTATAGAGCTGTATCAGCACTGTGAACCATCATCTAGCCAAAAAAGAACTCTTAAAATAAAGCAATTTAGTTTTTGAATTTATCTTTCTAAGATCCCAGGGGTCATGAACAACCAAAAACAATAAGGCCTTGACATTGTGATCACATAGTTGAAGAGCATACAACTTTCTGCACCGATGGATGGAAAAAACAAATAATACCTATCATATGGTTCATAGCTACCAGGGCTATCAATGAAGGTTACAACAGTCCGATGCAAAACTGTAATGGAGATATCGTACGATCAACAACTTATTATGCCTTACAATCAAGATGGATAGCTAATGCCAGCAGTCTAGTAAAACTCAAATACTTGCTCAATCATGGTAACATAAAAAGTGCAAGCAACATTTCAAAACATAAAGTGCATCTAGCAAACATGGTTTTTAACTTCATGCAGATCCTACATGTATAAGACCAAAAAAACAAATATAGTTCCCCTTAAAATCTTCAAATAGCATAGAGCAATGTAACAGATTAGATACAGATAAGTATCAGAAGCACCTGACTGATGAGTTCCAGGACCATTGTTCTTGCAATCTCTATTTGATTCCAATTCCCAGTAAGTCGTATTTTTCTTTCTGTGCAAAGATCACCTTCAGGGAGATGTCCCGGGATTAACTACAAaagacgagattagttttcattttGAAGTGAATAAAAAACATCCATGCATATAGTCATAGCACTGACCTGAGTGTCAGCCCCGGACTTAGTTTTTAGAGCCTTAATGGTCTCACCTCCCTCCCCAATGACCAACTCAGCCTGCATAttatgataaaaggaaatatatCAGAGCACTTAAGTAAATTTTATAGCCGAGATATATTCTGTTAAGGCTCACCTTGTCATTTGGGACATGGATGTCCACTTGCTCAGCACCAGATTGTGGAGTCCCAAAACTTCTAGCAGCGAGTGTAGATGAATCACCTACATCAACCTGAGACAGGATATAATTTAATTTGGATCAGCTTCGTCATACTACACAATCTGGATTTTAGCATTTGAGGTGATCTGCAGGCATCTGATAGTTTCCGCAGATTTATCTTCCACATTCAGCTACCAGCTTAGCTTAACAAAATGCAGAACTGGTCTGAAAGTGAATGTCAATTAAAGCTTCTCGGGAATACATGCATAGAAATACCATCTCAACTTATATGACCTAATTCTTGCCTATTGGACCCAATGCCCGTTAAATGATTTATTTCAGAAATTTTGGGCCCAatgcagcaactaaaatatgtttcGAATATTTTGGGCCCAaggcagcaactaaaatatgtataTTCACACAGAAATAAGCACTGAAACAGCATAACAAGGATAAGTATACAGTACCTTGCTTTGAGGAATTTCAGTTTTTCGCGTCACTTCTTGGGTAAGCGCCTCATCACTCTGCTGTTCTGGTGAGGGCACATCACCTTCTTGAGGAAGTTCTGAACATTCTTTTGGACCATCTACCTGAGAGCTGCACAGCATGCTTTCATCGACAGGAACCTCCCCGTTCACCACTTCTGATGTTTCAGGTTCATGCACTTCAGTTTGAGTAATACCTAGTGCAgacaagaaaaaataaaaaaaatcttattCATGACAACAATGTGATATATTACGACAATTCAACTCATTCACTCTAAGTCAACAATTACGACAATTACACAAATAACTCAATGACGACATCAATTCTTTAACCCTTTTGATTGCTTGTGAAATTGAGCAAGAGCACCATACGCAATCCTTCATACCAACTCGACCCTCATTTGGTCATTTTATATATGTCATCTCCCTCCCGAGGAAACAGATATCGCAAGGGGTGACTGGCATTGCTCGGAAAAAATCACGAATCAGCGTAGAGATCACGCAAAATATAGCACGCCTAGACATATATTACACAAACACGAAAAGGGTGCCACTCCGCGCGTCGAACCGAGACGATGTAAGGTAAGACACGAGAACGGCGAATAATATACCTGACCCGTTGCCCTCGCCGTCCccgtgcggccgcctggaccctgtctccgccgtctcctcctccccttctcctcccacccccgCCCGACCCTGCTCCGCGTCCATCGGCAGCATCGCCTCCTCCCCTTCTTTCCCGCCAAGCTTCCTCTTATAATCGAGACCAGGTGTAGGCACCGCCCCCTCCTCCGCCATCGGCGTCGGCACGGTCCCAGCCGCCGTTTCCGTAGCCATGACCGGCGCTGTCGCTTGCGCGGGCTCGCTTGTCCTGGCGCTAGCGTCGGTCTCCGCCATTGGTGGGGgtgggctagggtttttgttttggCGCGAGGGCGCGGGGGGGTCGTGTAGCGGGGAAGACGGGACTCTGGAAGAGGGAGGCGAGGCGAGACGGGCATCGCTATGTCGCGCTGAAGCGCGCGAgcatatgggccggcccaggttCGCGTGTACTACACTGcctcgttttcttttctgttttttcacCTTTTTTTTCGTTTTTTGATTCCATTTTTTAAGTTTGTTTACACTTTAAAATAGTATAaacatatatattacaaaaatatactTTACATAATATTTAGAAAAATGTCAATCATGCATTTAAATttttttgaacaagtatttgaaaaaagtttgatcatgtatataagaatgtagaataaaaaagaaaaagaaacaaagaaaaaccaaaaaatagagaagaaaaaagaaaaccaaacagaAAATGGGGaagaaaatggagaagaaaaaagaaaagcaaaCAAAAAATGAAGAAAACCCAAAGAAAACTGAATAAAAGAGAAAAAAACGGAGGAGAGAAAAAAACCTCTTTGACCTCAAGTAGGTTGCGCCCTACAGTTCATCACGAACTCCACACATAGCGCAGTGGCTAGCGTCGCCATAAACTATCCCTTCGAACTCGCGTAAAGCGAGAAATAGCGCTCGTGAGGCGAAACAATTGCGAGCTCGGAAGAGACGGTGGGTTTTGGGTCATGAACAAGTTGACGGCGGCAGAACTGGGCTTTTATTACACAAAGTTGGACTGGGACGCAACTAAACGTATCCTGGACATCTGGGTCCAGTTTACTTTAGGCCTAGTATATGACGGCCTTAACGTGGCCTTTGAAAAAAAACTTAATTTGATACCATTGTCTAAAAAAACTTAATTTGATACCACcctaaaatggtggtgatccaaaTTTCTATATCTAAATGGTTGTAGTGTAAAAAAtcctcttatattatgggactaaGGGAGCAGTTGCTAATGACCTATTTTCTTAATTTGCGAGCATGTCACCTCATCGTTCGCAAAAAATAAAGCATGGCACCTCATCATGCATCATCCATATAAAAAGGCACACTTTAACATGCAATCATAAATAGGAAAAAGctcacctcaacatgaaaacatgCATTAAATTTTTCATTCTATTATGCTATTTATACTTAACAAATATTGACGAATATACAAAATCAAACACAATAAATCATTTGTATTTTCTAGATTCTATTCTCGTATTATTCATGTTCCATATAATTAAATCCCATTCAAAATACTGAAAATATTTCCGCAATAACGTATGGAGTATCTTATAGTATACCTAAGTAGTTGATCCTCACTAAGTTCTATTTTATCTCAATATGCACACATGTCATATCATCAAAGGCCCATCTCAACATACATGTGGAAAGTTTTTTCATTATTAGTTGATCCCACTACTTCTCTCAATATGCACACATTTCACTTCTTCACACATGCCAACTCATAAAAGGGCCACCACAACATGCATGGAAATGTTTCCATCATTATGCTACCTATACGAATAATCAAATACAATATATAATAAGTATTTTAATATTTAGTTTatatattattgatccatatattCATGCTAatctatctactcttataaaaagcagagttggtgatgatggtgtgcttgccatcctacaatataggccgtccgatctatatctaacggataggaaggaaactatgacaatttacccgcattCCTCTCCACATTTACGGATAAGGCCTTCTCtagttcatcattttctcccacaagatcttgatgttccgtgcaacgcacgggcatcttgctagtacaaTCAAATGTCATTGAAATATTGCTGACAATATCCTCAATAATGCACGGGGTACCATCTAGTATAAATTATGTTTAAAGTCGAATGGTGCAATGTTTgacaaagtttataacaaaaagaGGCAAAAACTACTATAAAAATGGTATCACTAAATACACTAATAAAGTAAATGTTTATATTACATATAGTTAGTAGCATAGTAAAACTTTATATTATGTATATTTAGCCAAAAAATAGCTTGTAGTATTATAGTTATTGGTTGTTTTTCTAACAAGCTTAGTCAAATTTTGAGCCATTTTACTTCAAACAAAATTTAATGATCCCCATTGGGGAGACGGAGGGAGTAAGAGGCATAGAGCTTTGTCGGTACCATTTGCGTAGTTTTGACAGGATATGTTCGGTATAATTAGTGGGAGGAAAGAGGAATAGTGTTGAAACAACCCAATCAAGATTTTTTTTTCTAGATTATGAAAGTGAACAAAGCACAATAGACAGCCGAGGATTTGTGGGGAGCGGTTGAGCTAGATAAATACTTTCGGGGCCCGGGGGGCTAAAGGAAATATGAGGATCTGACGAGGAGATGCATTTTCCCATTTAGGCCACCCTAATATATTTACCATTTACATTTGTTTCCAAATCTTGAGGAAGGGGCAGTTCCCCCCTTGGCATGCACACAACTTTGctagtaaggatgattgtggatTGGCCGTGACCTGGGCAACTTTCCTTCGCTTTAGATGCTTTGAACGATGGAAAGggcatgcatgcatggccagtGTGCTCGTTGATTGGACCTAGCTTCCCCTTTGAACATTTTTGGCCTCAAGTATTGACACGGTTGCCCAAGGACAATCGATCTTAGGAAAAGATGGTGTGACATGGGTCGGCATGTTGTGTTATTTTGTGGCATACGTGTTCTCTTCCGGTATGATGATCGAAGTCATGTTTCGAAAACTCTTACCGTGACACATTTTTTCAAGGAAACCGGCTATAAGCCACCAAAAAACCGCTCAAATTAACTTGCAGCACAACCTATGTGTTTGTCCTCCACAAAGCCCCCGCCACGTCTAGAACCACCTCTGATTCTGGTCGTCCTCATCCTTTTGCAGCGCATGTACCCACCGGGATGTCGTCAGAGCTCTCATCGTCGTGCTCACTATATGAAACAAGGGAGGGCGAGAGCAAGTTTCTCTAGTCCTACTACTAGTTTTGTTGTTATGCTTACTTAGTAGTTTTGTTGCATGCCTCTAAGTTTATCTAATTCTACTAGTAGATTTTTCTAGAATTGCTATATTTGTATCATGTTATTCTTTTGTTTTACCGAATTATTTTGTATTTAGAAAGAATTAATTAAAATCTCTCATTCATCGCCACTCCTTTGGTCGATAATTTTGATCCTACACTTGCGATGTGGGTTTGGTCGACGGTCGTTTGCACGAAGTTGGAGTCGCTTGCTCATGGAGAAGTGTTGACGATGACATCAATGTGCAACCTCAACAAGACTTCTTCatagtggtgtgtgtgtgtgtgtgttgtattTTAAGTATGCCAAATCAGCGGGTTATGACAGTTTTTGCCCAGATTTTCGTTAATTAACTAGACAAATCTCTTCTTCTTAACTAATAGATTGCCACAGGAAACCACggtcacctatgggaccaggaggccccttgctggttcggcagggggcgacgcgttgcacaaagagcagaggggcatggggcagcacgacagagatcacacatgcaatttacccaggttcgatccgccgtgaggcgtaaaaccctactcctgctttggtgatttgatggtggaaaaggtggtggtgggcgtagtacacttgcccggcaggggttgccttggggcagcagcgactacgcgtgtatgggggtgtgagttatccaaccttctaaccctttctacggttgacatgggcctccttttatagatcaaggggtcaccacaatggcaaagtagttattatgcactgatatgatagcaaacagtgctatcatacctaactctgcgggctgacagggtgcattaaatgcaccgcttagtgtcacatcactggttgcccggcaaggcctgcctatCTTGACAGCTccgcgcctgttctcttgacacatcgcaggacgggtgtcatataTGGGTTTCTTCTATAAGGAGAGGCATCCATGTGGCGAATGACTGCCACTCAgtaactttgcggcttgacaccgcactgattgacgacgcgGGTCATGGTTGAGTGggtggtgaggtggttttgcctccgtgtgccccggcaggccttgccggggcgCTTCGGTTGCTTgtttcttctgggggtggcctcgcccttTGCCGGGCTCGCGtgcccggcaaaggaggcctttctcttggcgatatcctgcttctctggctcgatcttggtctctctgatctgcatgttggtcctttgaaTCTCTTGATTCCTTGCACTCTGATTTGGGCTGGTGCTCCAATCTTGTTCCCATGcttgtgcatagtctgggcaacagaaccagggtttgttgcaccgacaaaagcccccgggcctgccccgaacacgctgccgagcgtcgtcggggtagggcctagtAAGTGCACAGGCAAGGGTTGCTTGAAGAGGCTAATCTCTTAAGGTCTCttttgcttcttcattagccttgattccGGGCCGATTTCCGGTTTCTCCGCGCGTCGTGTGCGATGTCGTGGAAAAACTTCGATCGTGTCCCATGGATTCTCCTCATCCCATGATCACGGGGCGGAAACTGCCTTCACACTTGCCTCCTGTTCCGCACGCACCTGCCACATGTTCCGCATGCAGTAGgcgtggtaggtggtggatgcggaggtCACGGAAGGAGTGCCATGGCTGAAAACCGAGCGCCGATGGTTGGAGCAGAGGATCGGCCTCGGTCCTTGAGTCACAGCGGGTGCAGAGAGGCCGcattggaggagaggggcggccgTTTCCTATATTAGGAGCCAGCCCGGCCACATTTCCCTAAAAAAAAGGAGTCGGGGCAGTGCTTCCATGCACACACTTCTCCTTCCTCTCTGTTATCCTTCTCTTCTCGTCATGGTGCGAGGGCGAGGGCGTGGCGGTGCCccggtggcggcgacgagggcttctacTCGACAGTGCGCCCCTCCTCCCCTGGATCCTGAGGCAGCGGAATTGCCCGtgaggaggggaggaaggggaCGAGGCCGCGGTCACCATGGCGCTCGAGGAGGAGGGTGTGGCGGTGCCTTGGTGGCGCccccgccggcggctcctcccccgatGGAAGGCCACGTCAGTGACCAACCTCGGGAGTTCATCATCAGGCTATACAAGCCTTTGTGTGGTCATCTTCGCCTCCCAACTccctttgcgcgggagatggagctcgagaaACCGCGCGCTctacggctgcacatgaggggctgtgggaacggaGGTATGAGggttgacgtcgacttccccgcccctcatgtgatgTATCTACGTCGTGGCTGGAAGACCTTTGCCCGTGCCCACGGCTTCTcagaggggcacgttctccagtcaaattaatggagaatggcctgctctccgtcaagattTTCGGGCGCTCGGGAGGTCGCTTAGGGTGCTGCACGaagagctcgaccgacgacgaaagctcctcctggagcgaaagcgacgaggaggacagtgacggcgatGACAACGGCAGCGGGCGGGGGAgcgacgactctgactccggctgatcgtcgcccgcaccatcttcatcaggcggcaACACCATCATCTGCATCTGCGTCTCCTCCCCGACAGTgcgatttgccggggagttggatgcagaggtgcGGATGGTGCTGCCgggctcctccagcagtcttccagttGGACTCCggcaggcttcctctcgggctgcagCTCCGTTAGCCCTGCCGAGTCCTGCTGGCCCTGGTAACGGTGGTTGACGCGGCCGCCTTCCGCCATGCTCTCCATCGAGGCGTTCCCTCGCACTCCCGCTCCCGCCGGGCTACCTCTCCTGGATCCCGATGGGAGCGAGCTGGGTTCCCGctcaggcgctccttttgccctcctcacCTTCAACGgtcgtgcctaggaggagagggacaagaaagggcattacagagcacttatcttttttcaatcttaaacttgtaggcaatcgccaaattttaattcaaataatgtaatctttcatgtccatctttgtgttctgtaatgcttgtacttgtattagcatatgaatgaaaaagatgaaccttgccgggaactcgtgcatgtgtacgtccatgcagaggcgaaatgcctctttaatgtaaataaacgagttttccccggtaGGCTATCCTACCGGCGCCCCCTTTGTCTGCTGGAGAGCATCGTCTGCCGAGGAACGGacagagggaccagccccccgccaacttctttTTCCCAAAGGCTACCGCGACCAttctgaccgaagcaacgttcgaatcgtggatgggagcacctaagtctcaaaagagtggcGGGGCTTTCTCATGCTTATGTTATAgccttacagaacactaatggacaggaggtaaaac
Coding sequences within:
- the LOC123075163 gene encoding far upstream element-binding protein 1-like, with amino-acid sequence MAETDASARTSEPAQATAPVMATETAAGTVPTPMAEEGAVPTPGLDYKRKLGGKEGEEAMLPMDAEQGRAGVGGEGEEETAETGSRRPHGDGEGNGSGITQTEVHEPETSEVVNGEVPVDESMLCSSQVDGPKECSELPQEGDVPSPEQQSDEALTQEVTRKTEIPQSKVDVGDSSTLAARSFGTPQSGAEQVDIHVPNDKAELVIGEGGETIKALKTKSGADTQLIPGHLPEGDLCTERKIRLTGNWNQIEIARTMVLELISQFPRSSSQMGGHKPGRAPQWGSNNGHDYPGGMYYQNPQYLLDGVYSEQTASRGGMDTGWNQMSGGGTGQAPYQGGCYDYYASYNTYSARGPPSGVQAPMYDSVRGPTGAQAPIHYGNWSPQAPVGYTSSYRHSAPGQLTCAQGYNGQFHGQQSVNSQTAYQSYPPQQDPYGKSAFGGAQQGNGIPMPGTNYRGPTPAQQPYAL